From Pseudochaenichthys georgianus chromosome 11, fPseGeo1.2, whole genome shotgun sequence, a single genomic window includes:
- the nup153 gene encoding nuclear pore complex protein Nup153 isoform X2: protein MAATGGGKIRSRRYHIASKPYAKSKQPSGIISRVTDTVKSIVPSWLQKYFKKEDAPEGGGGDGLGMEQNCQTPPPPNGSEEGPPLLDGRDSPEPSTSNTEPSTSRASLNFQEYVLSRPPLSRSHLHFPPLDASSPTLGSPSNLFSQPSTSSAPGPFSTGFSLVKEIKDNLSQHEDDNISTTSGFSSRASEKASLPQLWSPETDRTHSHGSHHAHQSSLKRPAFNLSVFGTSSNSSLNSTVLNSSQLGDSPFYPGKTMYGGAAAVRSARGRPGTPYQAPVRRQIKAKPAGAQPCGVTSATARRILQSLERMSSPLADARRIPSAASSPRSASMDGSNLDVSHYQSKKKRMEPSLPPVQKLMVPAAASVSGNRSVSFRPTLTPGGVSRTLDRTPRDTPTRQSQKLPEATPGPSKSTMGSSGPAYPLSSTPAASSVGSGGGKMKRERMSARPSSKRVDEEEMAELPDLPTIALPIHTMPSFSFTSPLPPPTTTISATPNFMPMTPIKETVTNKELPKALTPPCVPFTFSSPIVKATAGSPPSLSPSAEFTFSAPVAKLGPSMSNGNLASPIVAVKLTPSKSTEDFEGPFKPAKTLKQGSVLDLLKAPGFASPVARTSPTPDEAPQLSSTQSTAPSFSSSTTTTTTSSLTSIGFGAAFKAPPGWSCDVCMVQNKPSDTKCVCCCASQPKSMDSKPLTATPDVVESSGSSTTSTSAGFGTMFSKSAGTWDCDTCLVLNKPDAVKCVACETAKPGTGLKPSTTLPSAFSAVKTVSLPTAPVSTGFTGFGDKFKKAEGAWECDTCMVENKAEDTKCVACSSAKPGASAAASSLASSAPLIGFGDVFKKPEGAWECDVCLVQNKAADVQCVACQTAKPGAIVEPKAFGSSFGSSAGGTSGTTSGGFKFGTTDSTLGSGAAGFKFGGSLTESSSSSSGGFKFGVPSESTYNDTTASSGFKFGSSSEGFTFGDASSDDKKSDPPAAGSGFKFGASGGILFGTGSSSTESNFSKTGFTFGLSKPEEKTPDSSSSSQEKSESAASSNDTASTNSTSSKGSVFGRLGDRSSTTPTPPGGSTLGSLQAADKEPAAPTFAFGTPEEKKEAAASSAPSGFLFGAASKDAETAPAPAATGGFSFSKTSAPTEQPPPTFNFGKPADKSETTTAEAPNPSFTFGQSAADSSAAPKPAFSFMSGNPIVNSTTSTSTTPTPTLFGSSTPSSSSSSGSSTQAPFAAPSTLMFGQPAASSTDAPPAKSFLFGQNQDSQSAAPSAVNLNSISSPAQPFLFGAPAAAAPPPAAAAAAAAAAAPSFGFGAAAPSAASSAAPSAAPSPFAFSSAPSAGFGANQTPSFGSTFGSPFTAAPSQPPAFGAKPNAAPVFGQQNNSTPVFGAAANSAPGGGFQFGGASAFGAPNNASGGGVFTFGGGPAASPGPPANPSIPPQAPGGAFNFSQPPAFNIGAAKTFTASSPAGQPAIAGRKIKTAVRRRK from the exons ATGGCGGCCACGGGTGGAGGGAAAATTAGAAGCAGGAGATATCACATCGCCTCTAAACCTTACGCCAAGAGTAAACAG CCGTCAGGCATCATCAGTCGAGTGACGGACACAGTAAAGAGCATCGTTCCTTCCTGGCTGCAGAAATACTTCAAGAAGGAAGATGCTcctgaaggaggaggaggagatggacTGGGGATGGAGCAGAACTGccagactcctcctcctcccaatGGCAGCGAAGAGGGCCCTCCTCTGCTTGATGGACGAGACTCCCCAGAACCAAGCACCAGTAACACAG AGCCTTCAACCAGCCGGGCTTCCCTGAACTTTCAGGAGTATGTGCTTTCTCGGCCACCTCTGAGTCGTTCCCATCTCCACTTTCCCCCACTGGATGCCTCTTCCCCGACCCTGGGGTCCCCCAGCAACCTATTCTCCCAACCCTCCACCTCCTCTGCTCCTGGACCCTTTTCCACAGGCTTCTCCTTGGTCAAAGAAATCAAGGACAACCTATCGCAGCACGAAGATGATAACATCTCCACCACTAGCGGATTCTCCTCCCGCGCCTCAGAAAAAG CATCACTTCCACAACTTTGGTCCCCAGAGACGGACAGAACACACTCTCACGGCTCTCATCATGCTCACCAGTCCAGTCTGAAAAGGCCTGCTTTCAACCTGTCTGTATTTGGAACTTCCTCCAAT TCGTCATTAAACAGCACAGTGCTGAACTCCAGCCAGCTCGGAGATTCCCCCTTCTACCCCGGGAAGACCATGTACGGGGGGGCAGCGGCAGTCAGGAGCGCTCGAGGTCGTCCTGGAACACCGTACCAG GCCCCAGTGAGGAGACAGATCAAGGCCAAGCCTGCTGGGGCTCAGCCCTGTGGGGTGACCAGCGCCACAGCCAGGCGCATCCTTCAGTCCCTGGAGCGCATGTCCAGCCCCCTCGCT GATGCAAGGAGAATCCCATCGGCTGCCTCGTCCCCCCGTTCAGCA TCAATGGATGGTTCAAATCTAGATGTTTCACATTATCAGTCGAAAAAGAAACGT ATGGAGCCCTCCCTCCCCCCGGTGCAGAAGCTCATGGTTCCTGCTGCAGCGTCGGTGTCAGGAAACCGCTCTGTGTCGTTTAGGCCGACTCTGACTCCTGGAGGGGTGAGCCGAACTCTGGACAGGACTCCCAGAGACACG CCCACAAGACAATCACAGAAACTACCTGAAGCAACCCCAGGTCCATCTAAAAG CACAATGGGTTCCAGTGGCCCGGCCTATCCTCTGTCCAGCACGCCTGCAGCCAGCAGCGTGGGCTCTGGGGGGGGGAAGATGAAGCGAGAGAGGATGAGTGCACGACCTTCCTCTAAACGCGTTGATGAGGAAGAG ATGGCTGAGCTACCGGACCTACCAACCATCGCCCTTCCCATCCACACCATGCCTTCCTTCAGCTTTACCTCCCCACTCCCACCTCCCACAACCACCATCAGTGCAACCCCCAACTTCATGCCAATGACTCCCATTAAGGAGACTGTCACGAATAAG gaGCTACCAAAAGCCTTGACCCCTCCCTGTGTCCCATTTACATTTTCCTCCCCCATTGTCAAAGCAACTGCTGGTAGTCCTCCTTCCCTTTCCCCCTCA GCTGAATTCACTTTTAGTGCACCTGTAGCAAAGTTGGGTCCCTCCATGTCAAATGGGAACCTGGCCTCTCCCATAGTCGCAG TGAAGTTAACCCCAAGCAAAAGCACAGAAGACTTTGAAGGACCTTTCAAACCAGCCAAGACCCTGAAGCAGGGCAGCGTGCTGGATCTTCTCAAAGCACCTG GCTTTGCTTCTCCTGTTGCTCGGACCTCCCCAACCCCAGACGAAGCTCCCCAGCTGAGCTCAACACAATCAACAGccccctccttctcctcctccaccaccactACAACCACCTCCTCCCTCACATCAATAGGCTTTGGTGCTGCGTTCAAAGCTCCACCAGGCTGGAGCTGTGATGTCTGCATGGTGCAGAACAAGCCATCGGACACCAAGTGTGTGTGCTGTTGTGCCTCACAGCCCAAATCTATGGACAGTAAACCTTTAACAGCCACCCCGGATGTGGTAGAGAGCAGCGGCTCCTCCACCACATCAACATCTGCTGGTTTTGGCACCATGTTCTCCAAATCCGCAGGAACCTGGGACTGTGATACGTGTCTAGTTCTAAACAAACCTGATGCAGTCAAATGTGTGGCCTGCGAAACGGCCAAACCTGGGACAGGGCTTAAACCCTCAACGACTCTTCCTTCTGCCTTCTCAGCTGTAAAGACTGTATCCTTACCCACAGCCCCCGTCTCTACGGGGTTTACTGGATTTGGAGACAAGTTCAAAAAAGCTGAGGGAGCATGGGAATGTGATACATGTATGGTAGAAAACAAGGCAGAGGACACAAAGTGCGTGGCCTGCAGCAGCGCCAAACCAG GAGCCTCTGCAGCAGCCTCTTCTTTAGCCAGCAGTGCTCCATTGATTGGGTTTGGAGATGTGTTCAAGAAGCCAGAGGGTGCCTGGGAATGTGACGTCTGTCTAGTGCAGAACAAGGCTGCTGATGTACAGTGTGTGGCCTGTCAGACAGCCAAACCTGGAGCTATTGTGGAGCCCAAAG CTTTTGGTTCGTCTTTCGGTTCGTCAGCTGGTGGGACTTCAGGCACTACTTCTGGAGGATTTAAGTTTGGCACAACAGACAGTACCTTGGGATCCGGAGCCGCAGGTTTCAAGTTTGGAGGCTCATTAACAGAGTCCTCCTCTTCATCGTCAGGTGGATTCAAATTTGGAGTCCCATCAGAAAGTACATATAACGACACTACTGCCTCCTCGGGGTTTAAGTTTGGCAGCTCATCGGAGGGCTTTACATTTGGGGATGCCTCTAGTGATGACAAAAAGTCAGACCCACCTGCCGCAGGTTCTGGGTTTAAGTTCGGAGCCAGCGGTGGGATCCTGTTTGGAACCGGATCCTCTAGCACAGAAAGTAACTTCTCTAAGACCGGCTTCACCTTTGGACTTTCAAAACCCGAAGAGAAAACACCCGACAGCTCCTCATCTTCACAAGAGAAAAGTGAAAGCGCAGCATCATCAAATGACACCGCATCCACAAACTCAACTTCAAGTAAGGGGTCTGTATTTGGGAGATTGGGCGATCGTAGTTCAACGACCCCCACACCACCGGGGGGCTCCACGTTGGGATCTCTACAGGCGGCGGACAAAGAGCCAGCTGCTCCCACCTTTGCCTTTGGGACGCCAGAGGAAAAGAAGGAAGCCGCCGCGTCCTCGGCTCCATCCGGCTTCCTCTTCGGAGCTGCTAGTAAAGATGCCGAGACTGCTCCAGCACCGGCCGCCACTGGAGGATTCTCCTTCAGCAAGACCAGTGCTCCAACAGAACAACCCCCACCCACTTTTAACTTTGGCAAGCCAGCAGACAAGAGTGAAACAACTACCGCAGAGGCCCCGAACCCGTCTTTCACCTTTGGACAGAGTGCTGCAG ATTCTTCTGCTGCTCCCAAACCAGCATTTTCCTTTATGTCTGGTAATCCCATCGTCAACTCCACCACCTCTACATCCACCACCCCGACGCCCACTCTGTTCGGCTCCTCCacccccagcagcagcagcagcagcggcagctccaCTCAGGCTCCCTTCGCAGCTCCTAGCACTTTAATGTTCGGTCAGCCTGCTGCCTCCTCCACCGACGCTCCTCCGGCCAAATCCTTCCTGTTCGGCCAGAATCAGGACAGCCAGTCGGCGGCACCATCAGCGGTCAACCTGAACTCCATCTCCTCCCCGGCTCAGCCCTTCCTCTTCGGTGCTCCTGCTGCcgctgctcctcctcctgctgctgctgctgctgctgctgctgctgctgctccatcATTCGGCTTTGGAGCAGCTGCGCCCTCCGCTGCCTCTTCTGCAG CTCCGTCTGCAGCTCCCTCTCCATTTGCGTTCAGCTCGGCCCCCTCTGCTGGATTTGGTGCGAACCAGACCCCTTCATTCGGCTCCACCTTTGGATCTCCCTTCACCGCCGCACCCTCCCAGCCCCCTGCATTTGGAGCCAAACCCAACGCCGCCCCGGTGTTTGGGCAGCAGAACAACTCCACACCCGTCTTTGGGGCCGCTGCTAATTCTGCACCAG GCGGAGGCTTCCAGTTTGGAGGAGCCAGTGCATTTGGAGCCCCAAACAACGCCTCAGGAGGAGGAGTGTTTACTTTTGGAGGAGGGCCTGCCGCTTCCCCGGGCCCCCCTGCCAACCCCTCCATCCCACCCCAGGCCCCTGGAGGCGCATTCAACTTCTCACAACCCCCCGCATTCAATATTGG GGCCGCAAAAACCTTCACCGCCTCCTCCCCTGCTGGACAGCCGGCGATCGCTGGGCGTAAGATCAAGACAGCGGTGCGGCGCAGGAAGTAA
- the nup153 gene encoding nuclear pore complex protein Nup153 isoform X1, producing MAATGGGKIRSRRYHIASKPYAKSKQPSGIISRVTDTVKSIVPSWLQKYFKKEDAPEGGGGDGLGMEQNCQTPPPPNGSEEGPPLLDGRDSPEPSTSNTEPSTSRASLNFQEYVLSRPPLSRSHLHFPPLDASSPTLGSPSNLFSQPSTSSAPGPFSTGFSLVKEIKDNLSQHEDDNISTTSGFSSRASEKDVPTSKTASLPQLWSPETDRTHSHGSHHAHQSSLKRPAFNLSVFGTSSNSSLNSTVLNSSQLGDSPFYPGKTMYGGAAAVRSARGRPGTPYQAPVRRQIKAKPAGAQPCGVTSATARRILQSLERMSSPLADARRIPSAASSPRSASMDGSNLDVSHYQSKKKRMEPSLPPVQKLMVPAAASVSGNRSVSFRPTLTPGGVSRTLDRTPRDTPTRQSQKLPEATPGPSKSTMGSSGPAYPLSSTPAASSVGSGGGKMKRERMSARPSSKRVDEEEMAELPDLPTIALPIHTMPSFSFTSPLPPPTTTISATPNFMPMTPIKETVTNKELPKALTPPCVPFTFSSPIVKATAGSPPSLSPSAEFTFSAPVAKLGPSMSNGNLASPIVAVKLTPSKSTEDFEGPFKPAKTLKQGSVLDLLKAPGFASPVARTSPTPDEAPQLSSTQSTAPSFSSSTTTTTTSSLTSIGFGAAFKAPPGWSCDVCMVQNKPSDTKCVCCCASQPKSMDSKPLTATPDVVESSGSSTTSTSAGFGTMFSKSAGTWDCDTCLVLNKPDAVKCVACETAKPGTGLKPSTTLPSAFSAVKTVSLPTAPVSTGFTGFGDKFKKAEGAWECDTCMVENKAEDTKCVACSSAKPGASAAASSLASSAPLIGFGDVFKKPEGAWECDVCLVQNKAADVQCVACQTAKPGAIVEPKAFGSSFGSSAGGTSGTTSGGFKFGTTDSTLGSGAAGFKFGGSLTESSSSSSGGFKFGVPSESTYNDTTASSGFKFGSSSEGFTFGDASSDDKKSDPPAAGSGFKFGASGGILFGTGSSSTESNFSKTGFTFGLSKPEEKTPDSSSSSQEKSESAASSNDTASTNSTSSKGSVFGRLGDRSSTTPTPPGGSTLGSLQAADKEPAAPTFAFGTPEEKKEAAASSAPSGFLFGAASKDAETAPAPAATGGFSFSKTSAPTEQPPPTFNFGKPADKSETTTAEAPNPSFTFGQSAADSSAAPKPAFSFMSGNPIVNSTTSTSTTPTPTLFGSSTPSSSSSSGSSTQAPFAAPSTLMFGQPAASSTDAPPAKSFLFGQNQDSQSAAPSAVNLNSISSPAQPFLFGAPAAAAPPPAAAAAAAAAAAPSFGFGAAAPSAASSAAPSAAPSPFAFSSAPSAGFGANQTPSFGSTFGSPFTAAPSQPPAFGAKPNAAPVFGQQNNSTPVFGAAANSAPGGGFQFGGASAFGAPNNASGGGVFTFGGGPAASPGPPANPSIPPQAPGGAFNFSQPPAFNIGAAKTFTASSPAGQPAIAGRKIKTAVRRRK from the exons ATGGCGGCCACGGGTGGAGGGAAAATTAGAAGCAGGAGATATCACATCGCCTCTAAACCTTACGCCAAGAGTAAACAG CCGTCAGGCATCATCAGTCGAGTGACGGACACAGTAAAGAGCATCGTTCCTTCCTGGCTGCAGAAATACTTCAAGAAGGAAGATGCTcctgaaggaggaggaggagatggacTGGGGATGGAGCAGAACTGccagactcctcctcctcccaatGGCAGCGAAGAGGGCCCTCCTCTGCTTGATGGACGAGACTCCCCAGAACCAAGCACCAGTAACACAG AGCCTTCAACCAGCCGGGCTTCCCTGAACTTTCAGGAGTATGTGCTTTCTCGGCCACCTCTGAGTCGTTCCCATCTCCACTTTCCCCCACTGGATGCCTCTTCCCCGACCCTGGGGTCCCCCAGCAACCTATTCTCCCAACCCTCCACCTCCTCTGCTCCTGGACCCTTTTCCACAGGCTTCTCCTTGGTCAAAGAAATCAAGGACAACCTATCGCAGCACGAAGATGATAACATCTCCACCACTAGCGGATTCTCCTCCCGCGCCTCAGAAAAAG ATGTTCCCACTTCCAAAACAGCATCACTTCCACAACTTTGGTCCCCAGAGACGGACAGAACACACTCTCACGGCTCTCATCATGCTCACCAGTCCAGTCTGAAAAGGCCTGCTTTCAACCTGTCTGTATTTGGAACTTCCTCCAAT TCGTCATTAAACAGCACAGTGCTGAACTCCAGCCAGCTCGGAGATTCCCCCTTCTACCCCGGGAAGACCATGTACGGGGGGGCAGCGGCAGTCAGGAGCGCTCGAGGTCGTCCTGGAACACCGTACCAG GCCCCAGTGAGGAGACAGATCAAGGCCAAGCCTGCTGGGGCTCAGCCCTGTGGGGTGACCAGCGCCACAGCCAGGCGCATCCTTCAGTCCCTGGAGCGCATGTCCAGCCCCCTCGCT GATGCAAGGAGAATCCCATCGGCTGCCTCGTCCCCCCGTTCAGCA TCAATGGATGGTTCAAATCTAGATGTTTCACATTATCAGTCGAAAAAGAAACGT ATGGAGCCCTCCCTCCCCCCGGTGCAGAAGCTCATGGTTCCTGCTGCAGCGTCGGTGTCAGGAAACCGCTCTGTGTCGTTTAGGCCGACTCTGACTCCTGGAGGGGTGAGCCGAACTCTGGACAGGACTCCCAGAGACACG CCCACAAGACAATCACAGAAACTACCTGAAGCAACCCCAGGTCCATCTAAAAG CACAATGGGTTCCAGTGGCCCGGCCTATCCTCTGTCCAGCACGCCTGCAGCCAGCAGCGTGGGCTCTGGGGGGGGGAAGATGAAGCGAGAGAGGATGAGTGCACGACCTTCCTCTAAACGCGTTGATGAGGAAGAG ATGGCTGAGCTACCGGACCTACCAACCATCGCCCTTCCCATCCACACCATGCCTTCCTTCAGCTTTACCTCCCCACTCCCACCTCCCACAACCACCATCAGTGCAACCCCCAACTTCATGCCAATGACTCCCATTAAGGAGACTGTCACGAATAAG gaGCTACCAAAAGCCTTGACCCCTCCCTGTGTCCCATTTACATTTTCCTCCCCCATTGTCAAAGCAACTGCTGGTAGTCCTCCTTCCCTTTCCCCCTCA GCTGAATTCACTTTTAGTGCACCTGTAGCAAAGTTGGGTCCCTCCATGTCAAATGGGAACCTGGCCTCTCCCATAGTCGCAG TGAAGTTAACCCCAAGCAAAAGCACAGAAGACTTTGAAGGACCTTTCAAACCAGCCAAGACCCTGAAGCAGGGCAGCGTGCTGGATCTTCTCAAAGCACCTG GCTTTGCTTCTCCTGTTGCTCGGACCTCCCCAACCCCAGACGAAGCTCCCCAGCTGAGCTCAACACAATCAACAGccccctccttctcctcctccaccaccactACAACCACCTCCTCCCTCACATCAATAGGCTTTGGTGCTGCGTTCAAAGCTCCACCAGGCTGGAGCTGTGATGTCTGCATGGTGCAGAACAAGCCATCGGACACCAAGTGTGTGTGCTGTTGTGCCTCACAGCCCAAATCTATGGACAGTAAACCTTTAACAGCCACCCCGGATGTGGTAGAGAGCAGCGGCTCCTCCACCACATCAACATCTGCTGGTTTTGGCACCATGTTCTCCAAATCCGCAGGAACCTGGGACTGTGATACGTGTCTAGTTCTAAACAAACCTGATGCAGTCAAATGTGTGGCCTGCGAAACGGCCAAACCTGGGACAGGGCTTAAACCCTCAACGACTCTTCCTTCTGCCTTCTCAGCTGTAAAGACTGTATCCTTACCCACAGCCCCCGTCTCTACGGGGTTTACTGGATTTGGAGACAAGTTCAAAAAAGCTGAGGGAGCATGGGAATGTGATACATGTATGGTAGAAAACAAGGCAGAGGACACAAAGTGCGTGGCCTGCAGCAGCGCCAAACCAG GAGCCTCTGCAGCAGCCTCTTCTTTAGCCAGCAGTGCTCCATTGATTGGGTTTGGAGATGTGTTCAAGAAGCCAGAGGGTGCCTGGGAATGTGACGTCTGTCTAGTGCAGAACAAGGCTGCTGATGTACAGTGTGTGGCCTGTCAGACAGCCAAACCTGGAGCTATTGTGGAGCCCAAAG CTTTTGGTTCGTCTTTCGGTTCGTCAGCTGGTGGGACTTCAGGCACTACTTCTGGAGGATTTAAGTTTGGCACAACAGACAGTACCTTGGGATCCGGAGCCGCAGGTTTCAAGTTTGGAGGCTCATTAACAGAGTCCTCCTCTTCATCGTCAGGTGGATTCAAATTTGGAGTCCCATCAGAAAGTACATATAACGACACTACTGCCTCCTCGGGGTTTAAGTTTGGCAGCTCATCGGAGGGCTTTACATTTGGGGATGCCTCTAGTGATGACAAAAAGTCAGACCCACCTGCCGCAGGTTCTGGGTTTAAGTTCGGAGCCAGCGGTGGGATCCTGTTTGGAACCGGATCCTCTAGCACAGAAAGTAACTTCTCTAAGACCGGCTTCACCTTTGGACTTTCAAAACCCGAAGAGAAAACACCCGACAGCTCCTCATCTTCACAAGAGAAAAGTGAAAGCGCAGCATCATCAAATGACACCGCATCCACAAACTCAACTTCAAGTAAGGGGTCTGTATTTGGGAGATTGGGCGATCGTAGTTCAACGACCCCCACACCACCGGGGGGCTCCACGTTGGGATCTCTACAGGCGGCGGACAAAGAGCCAGCTGCTCCCACCTTTGCCTTTGGGACGCCAGAGGAAAAGAAGGAAGCCGCCGCGTCCTCGGCTCCATCCGGCTTCCTCTTCGGAGCTGCTAGTAAAGATGCCGAGACTGCTCCAGCACCGGCCGCCACTGGAGGATTCTCCTTCAGCAAGACCAGTGCTCCAACAGAACAACCCCCACCCACTTTTAACTTTGGCAAGCCAGCAGACAAGAGTGAAACAACTACCGCAGAGGCCCCGAACCCGTCTTTCACCTTTGGACAGAGTGCTGCAG ATTCTTCTGCTGCTCCCAAACCAGCATTTTCCTTTATGTCTGGTAATCCCATCGTCAACTCCACCACCTCTACATCCACCACCCCGACGCCCACTCTGTTCGGCTCCTCCacccccagcagcagcagcagcagcggcagctccaCTCAGGCTCCCTTCGCAGCTCCTAGCACTTTAATGTTCGGTCAGCCTGCTGCCTCCTCCACCGACGCTCCTCCGGCCAAATCCTTCCTGTTCGGCCAGAATCAGGACAGCCAGTCGGCGGCACCATCAGCGGTCAACCTGAACTCCATCTCCTCCCCGGCTCAGCCCTTCCTCTTCGGTGCTCCTGCTGCcgctgctcctcctcctgctgctgctgctgctgctgctgctgctgctgctccatcATTCGGCTTTGGAGCAGCTGCGCCCTCCGCTGCCTCTTCTGCAG CTCCGTCTGCAGCTCCCTCTCCATTTGCGTTCAGCTCGGCCCCCTCTGCTGGATTTGGTGCGAACCAGACCCCTTCATTCGGCTCCACCTTTGGATCTCCCTTCACCGCCGCACCCTCCCAGCCCCCTGCATTTGGAGCCAAACCCAACGCCGCCCCGGTGTTTGGGCAGCAGAACAACTCCACACCCGTCTTTGGGGCCGCTGCTAATTCTGCACCAG GCGGAGGCTTCCAGTTTGGAGGAGCCAGTGCATTTGGAGCCCCAAACAACGCCTCAGGAGGAGGAGTGTTTACTTTTGGAGGAGGGCCTGCCGCTTCCCCGGGCCCCCCTGCCAACCCCTCCATCCCACCCCAGGCCCCTGGAGGCGCATTCAACTTCTCACAACCCCCCGCATTCAATATTGG GGCCGCAAAAACCTTCACCGCCTCCTCCCCTGCTGGACAGCCGGCGATCGCTGGGCGTAAGATCAAGACAGCGGTGCGGCGCAGGAAGTAA